In Leptospira perdikensis, a single genomic region encodes these proteins:
- a CDS encoding TlyA family RNA methyltransferase: MPKEKIRLDDYLVRAGYAIDLKIAQSLILSGSVLVNDVVISKVGTNISTKDIVRTKEKIKTYVSRGAYKLLGAFDVFSNVNVQHKSCIDLGSSTGGFCQVLLEKGASRVIAVDVGYGQLAQKIANDPKVTVFDRTHLKDLTIPQLEPLTPETWITMDLSFISLVPVFGSLVILFQSSPKIVWQGISLFKPQFEVHPSKLDRGVLKSSHNIGYTIRSVWRKIKKLDSNIKFLGLAESPIQGADGNREFLIRWEWKSSVENL, from the coding sequence TTGCCGAAAGAAAAAATTAGACTCGATGACTACCTCGTTCGCGCAGGTTATGCGATTGATTTAAAAATTGCACAGTCTCTCATTTTATCAGGTTCTGTCCTCGTAAACGATGTTGTTATTTCTAAAGTGGGAACAAATATCTCCACTAAAGATATTGTTCGTACCAAAGAAAAAATCAAAACCTACGTATCACGAGGGGCCTACAAACTTCTAGGTGCTTTCGATGTTTTTTCCAATGTGAATGTTCAACACAAATCGTGTATTGATCTGGGCTCCTCGACAGGGGGATTCTGTCAGGTACTTTTAGAAAAGGGGGCTTCCCGTGTCATTGCAGTAGACGTTGGTTATGGCCAATTGGCACAAAAGATTGCGAATGATCCGAAAGTTACAGTTTTTGACCGCACGCACTTAAAAGATTTAACCATACCCCAACTAGAGCCGTTGACACCAGAAACATGGATCACTATGGATTTAAGTTTTATCTCTTTGGTTCCTGTTTTTGGATCACTTGTCATTTTATTTCAATCGAGTCCCAAAATTGTTTGGCAAGGTATTTCTTTATTCAAACCACAATTTGAAGTCCATCCATCTAAATTGGATCGAGGTGTTTTGAAATCTTCGCATAATATAGGATATACGATACGATCGGTTTGGCGAAAGATCAAAAAACTGGATTCTAATATAAAATTTTTAGGACTGGCTGAATCCCCCATCCAAGGTGCTGATGGGAATCGGGAATTTTTAATTCGATGGGAATGGAAAAGTTCTGTCGAAAATCTTTAA
- a CDS encoding polyprenyl synthetase family protein, with the protein MLAPFSEILKTSKQLFDSFFESYTKELFSPNTRITEACLYSLRAGGKRIRPIFVLNSFFNSSNLPEEINLKDHKSVYLAALAVECIHTYSLIHDDLPAMDNDDTRRGLPTCHIQFDEATAILAGDTLNSISFYLLSLIEATDSNTIRDCIQILHAGAGIQGMILGQMEDIEEEKNPSSKDKESKLTSIHEKKTGALIEASFLLGNRLRPDWKERNSVISSYAKEIGLLFQITDDILDVEGNLEDLGKTPGKDAKAGKLTYPGLYGMDTAKRFKNESLEKAISLVTGVPSLNNEFFLGLPKYIAERKN; encoded by the coding sequence GTGTTAGCACCTTTTTCAGAAATTCTAAAAACCTCCAAACAACTCTTTGATTCTTTTTTTGAATCTTATACAAAAGAATTATTTTCTCCTAACACTCGCATAACAGAAGCATGTTTGTATAGCTTACGAGCCGGCGGAAAACGTATCCGACCCATTTTTGTTCTAAATTCTTTTTTTAATTCAAGTAACTTACCGGAAGAGATCAATCTTAAAGATCATAAGTCAGTTTACTTAGCTGCCTTGGCAGTAGAGTGTATTCATACCTATTCTTTGATTCATGATGACTTACCTGCAATGGACAACGACGACACACGTCGCGGTTTACCTACATGCCATATTCAGTTTGATGAGGCCACTGCCATCCTTGCTGGAGACACTCTCAATTCGATTAGTTTCTATTTGTTATCTTTGATTGAGGCCACCGACTCAAACACCATCCGGGATTGTATTCAGATCCTTCATGCTGGTGCCGGAATCCAAGGGATGATTCTTGGACAAATGGAAGATATCGAAGAAGAAAAAAATCCAAGTTCCAAAGATAAAGAATCTAAACTCACATCCATCCATGAAAAGAAAACGGGAGCTCTCATCGAGGCATCCTTCCTATTGGGAAATCGACTCCGACCCGATTGGAAAGAAAGGAATTCTGTGATTTCTAGTTATGCGAAAGAAATTGGTTTATTATTCCAAATTACCGATGATATTTTAGATGTAGAAGGAAACCTGGAGGACCTTGGAAAAACTCCTGGTAAAGATGCCAAAGCCGGTAAACTCACCTACCCGGGCCTTTATGGTATGGATACTGCAAAAAGATTCAAAAATGAGTCCCTGGAAAAAGCAATCTCTCTTGTTACAGGTGTTCCTTCCTTAAACAATGAATTCTTTTTAGGATTACCTAAATACATTGCCGAAAGAAAAAATTAG
- a CDS encoding nucleoside-diphosphate kinase — translation MERTFIMLKPDAVKNKHIGDILQRIEKEGFKILGLKSLKLSLEDAKQFYAVHAARPFYNDLCTYMASGPIVACALERDNAVAHWRDVIGATDPKEAKAGTIRALFAESKEANAVHGSDSVANALQEIAFFFKGYELN, via the coding sequence ATGGAAAGAACTTTTATCATGCTTAAACCCGATGCTGTGAAAAACAAACACATCGGTGACATCCTTCAAAGAATTGAAAAAGAAGGATTTAAAATCCTAGGACTGAAATCCTTAAAACTCAGCCTCGAAGACGCAAAACAATTTTACGCAGTTCATGCGGCTCGTCCCTTCTACAATGACCTTTGCACATACATGGCATCCGGCCCTATCGTTGCTTGTGCTCTAGAAAGAGACAACGCTGTTGCTCATTGGAGAGATGTGATTGGCGCAACTGACCCGAAAGAAGCAAAAGCAGGAACCATCCGTGCGTTATTTGCGGAAAGCAAAGAAGCTAACGCCGTTCACGGTTCTGACTCTGTTGCAAACGCTCTTCAAGAAATTGCGTTTTTCTTCAAAGGGTATGAACTTAACTAA
- a CDS encoding cation:proton antiporter, translated as MRIRSSFFYGFTLLLFGSLGYFLIEAGNLLESAKNIVLVTNEQLDTENFFTRFHHPLPLLFLQIIIVCGSARFVGYIFSRKLKQPSVMGEIVAGILLGPSLLGYYFPDTMGFLFPQASLPTLGTLSQIGMVLFMFIIGMELDLSVLKNKAHSAIIISHASIIFPFFLGMILAYYFYTDYAPENVGFLSFSLFMGIAMSITAFPVLARILQERNLTRTPLGAMVLTCAAADDITAWILLAVIVTISKAGNLNTALFTIGLSFAYILTMIYLVAPFLKRLGSIYISRENLTRTAVALILMILFLSSLTTEVIGIHALFGAFLAGVIMPAEGNLKKLIAEKIEDIAVILFLPIFFVITGLRTEIGLLNGSHLWLVFGLVILVAVVGKFVGSAFAAKVSGSNWEDALSIGALMNTRGLMELVVLNIGYDLGILSPEIFAVFVLMALVTTLSTGPLLDGIQKFFSKSEKRVTTEKPSDDKLRVLVAFAQEKMGKSLVRLTYSLSGNQKKNLEITALHISPNDSLSNEEIRRYRDASFEAIRQTGSSMGIQVQTEYRITDNVTYEIVNFAKIKHTDTLLIGAAKPLFSRSYTGGKIKGILNYCPATVGVLIDNGLESVEKVAILYKGEKDPILGFSQKLTSLKGMKSNKIKVEDLIQPETDLNPYPISLNKITGYSLILIDLNVWEEMGFEKMDLLPTSFLLVRFLTT; from the coding sequence ATGAGAATACGTTCATCTTTTTTCTATGGTTTCACCTTACTTCTATTTGGTTCTCTTGGTTACTTCCTCATTGAAGCAGGGAACCTTTTAGAATCTGCTAAAAATATCGTTCTTGTAACAAATGAACAATTGGATACGGAGAATTTTTTCACCCGGTTCCATCACCCACTCCCTCTTCTTTTCCTTCAGATCATCATCGTTTGCGGATCTGCAAGATTTGTAGGTTATATATTTTCTCGTAAACTCAAACAACCGTCTGTGATGGGTGAGATTGTTGCAGGGATTTTACTTGGACCATCACTTCTCGGTTACTACTTCCCAGATACCATGGGCTTTTTGTTTCCGCAGGCAAGTTTACCAACACTAGGAACTTTAAGCCAAATTGGTATGGTCCTTTTTATGTTCATCATTGGGATGGAACTTGACCTTTCTGTTCTCAAAAATAAAGCTCACTCTGCCATCATTATAAGCCACGCCAGTATCATATTTCCTTTCTTTTTAGGAATGATTTTGGCCTATTATTTTTATACTGACTATGCACCAGAAAATGTAGGTTTTCTATCTTTTTCCCTCTTTATGGGAATTGCCATGAGTATCACTGCCTTTCCAGTGCTTGCAAGGATCCTGCAGGAAAGAAACCTCACTAGGACACCACTTGGGGCTATGGTTCTCACTTGTGCTGCTGCTGACGATATCACAGCTTGGATCTTACTTGCGGTCATCGTTACCATTTCCAAAGCAGGAAATCTCAATACAGCACTGTTTACCATTGGATTGTCCTTTGCTTATATCCTAACTATGATTTATCTGGTAGCGCCATTTCTTAAACGATTGGGTTCCATTTATATCTCTCGTGAAAACCTAACACGAACTGCTGTGGCCCTTATCTTAATGATACTTTTCTTATCTTCTCTGACAACAGAAGTAATCGGAATTCATGCTTTGTTTGGAGCCTTCCTTGCTGGAGTCATTATGCCGGCTGAAGGAAATCTAAAAAAACTCATTGCAGAAAAGATCGAAGACATTGCCGTCATTTTATTTTTGCCAATTTTCTTTGTCATCACTGGGCTTAGAACAGAAATTGGCCTTCTCAATGGTTCCCACCTTTGGTTGGTTTTTGGTTTGGTCATACTTGTTGCGGTTGTTGGAAAATTTGTAGGAAGTGCTTTTGCTGCAAAAGTTTCAGGTTCCAATTGGGAGGATGCACTTTCCATTGGTGCTCTCATGAATACACGAGGTCTTATGGAACTTGTGGTTCTCAATATTGGTTATGATCTTGGAATTTTAAGTCCTGAGATCTTTGCTGTTTTTGTCCTTATGGCCCTAGTGACCACTCTCTCCACAGGGCCACTCCTAGATGGGATTCAAAAGTTCTTCTCTAAATCAGAAAAAAGAGTGACCACTGAAAAACCTTCAGATGACAAATTACGAGTGTTAGTGGCTTTTGCTCAAGAGAAAATGGGAAAAAGTTTAGTTCGTCTTACCTATTCACTTTCTGGTAACCAAAAGAAAAATTTAGAAATTACTGCACTTCACATTTCACCAAACGATTCCCTTTCCAACGAAGAAATTCGTCGCTATCGTGATGCTAGTTTTGAAGCCATTCGCCAAACAGGATCTAGTATGGGAATCCAAGTCCAAACGGAATACCGCATCACGGACAATGTAACTTATGAAATTGTCAATTTTGCCAAAATCAAACATACTGACACTTTACTCATCGGTGCCGCCAAACCATTATTTTCCCGCAGTTACACGGGTGGTAAAATCAAAGGAATTCTAAACTATTGTCCTGCAACGGTTGGGGTTCTCATCGACAATGGTCTCGAGTCTGTGGAAAAAGTGGCCATTCTCTATAAGGGAGAAAAAGATCCAATCCTTGGTTTTTCTCAAAAACTAACTTCACTGAAAGGAATGAAGTCGAACAAAATCAAAGTGGAAGACCTAATCCAACCCGAAACAGATTTGAATCCTTACCCAATTTCTCTGAATAAAATCACAGGGTATTCACTCATCCTCATCGATTTGAATGTTTGGGAAGAAATGGGATTTGAAAAAATGGATCTCCTACCCACCTCCTTCCTTTTGGTTCGTTTTTTAACCACCTAA
- the coaD gene encoding pantetheine-phosphate adenylyltransferase, with the protein MKNIAVYPGSFDPFTNGHLDIIRRAHPLFEEIIIAVAINSKKTSLFSSEERVEMIGKVFKGWDKIKIDTFEGLTVDYCKAKNSRVILRGLRAVTDFDYEYAISLMNKKLAPEIETYFLMADNEYSFVSSTIVKEVARHGRAVSNQVPDVVGDALAKKFSV; encoded by the coding sequence ATGAAAAATATCGCCGTATATCCAGGTTCTTTTGATCCGTTCACAAACGGTCATCTCGACATTATACGGCGAGCCCATCCGTTATTCGAAGAGATCATTATTGCAGTAGCCATTAACTCTAAAAAAACTTCACTCTTTTCTTCTGAAGAGAGAGTGGAGATGATCGGAAAGGTTTTTAAAGGTTGGGATAAAATAAAAATCGATACCTTTGAAGGACTTACTGTCGATTATTGCAAAGCAAAAAATTCGCGAGTCATCTTAAGAGGACTTCGTGCTGTAACTGATTTTGATTACGAATATGCAATTTCTCTTATGAATAAAAAATTAGCACCGGAAATCGAAACTTATTTCTTAATGGCAGATAATGAATACTCGTTTGTGTCTTCGACAATCGTCAAAGAAGTAGCAAGACATGGAAGAGCTGTATCCAACCAGGTCCCTGATGTTGTTGGTGATGCTCTTGCAAAGAAATTTTCCGTTTAA
- a CDS encoding argininosuccinate synthase — MKEKPAPKKIVLAYSGGLDTSVILAWLKDTYGCEVIAFCADVGQKEELTGLEEKGKNTGASKVYIQDLRLEFARDFIFPAIRGNAIYEMRYLLGTSLARPLIAKAMAEVANKEGADAFSHGATGKGNDQVRFELTFKALSPNLQIIAPWRTWDFGGRADLLEYAKKKGIPVPVTAAKPYSMDRNLMHLSFEGGILEDPYNEPKEDMFILTVSPEKAPDKPTYLELDFENGDCVAIDGKKLNPLEVMETLNDLGGKNGVGRVDIVENRLVGIKSRGVYETPGGTILHIAHRDLESITLDRDTQHKKDELSQEFARYIYNGQWYSNQMNALRAYMDYTQKYVNGTVRIKLYKGSCTVVGRKSNKSLYNAGLSTFEKEELYNQYDAEGFINLYGLPMKEWARVNK; from the coding sequence ATGAAAGAGAAACCTGCTCCCAAAAAAATCGTTCTCGCTTACTCCGGTGGATTAGATACCTCCGTCATCCTTGCTTGGTTAAAAGATACCTACGGTTGTGAAGTCATTGCTTTTTGTGCCGATGTTGGTCAAAAAGAAGAGTTAACCGGTCTCGAAGAAAAAGGAAAAAATACCGGAGCTTCCAAAGTCTACATCCAAGATCTACGTTTGGAATTTGCACGTGACTTTATCTTCCCTGCGATTCGGGGAAATGCTATTTATGAAATGCGTTATTTATTGGGAACATCTCTCGCAAGGCCACTCATTGCGAAAGCGATGGCAGAAGTTGCCAACAAAGAAGGAGCTGATGCTTTCTCTCATGGCGCAACTGGAAAAGGTAACGACCAAGTACGTTTCGAACTAACCTTTAAAGCTCTTTCGCCTAACTTACAAATCATAGCTCCATGGAGAACTTGGGATTTTGGTGGCCGAGCGGATCTACTAGAATATGCGAAGAAAAAAGGAATCCCCGTTCCCGTAACAGCTGCTAAACCATATAGCATGGACAGAAATTTAATGCATCTTTCTTTTGAAGGTGGAATTTTAGAAGATCCATACAATGAACCAAAAGAAGATATGTTTATCTTAACTGTATCTCCGGAAAAAGCCCCAGATAAACCAACTTATTTGGAATTGGATTTTGAAAATGGTGACTGCGTTGCCATCGATGGAAAAAAATTAAATCCTCTCGAAGTAATGGAAACCTTAAATGATTTAGGTGGAAAAAATGGAGTGGGAAGAGTTGACATCGTTGAAAACAGACTTGTCGGAATCAAATCTCGAGGAGTGTATGAAACTCCTGGTGGAACCATTCTTCATATCGCGCACCGTGATTTGGAATCCATCACCCTTGATCGTGACACCCAACACAAAAAAGACGAACTCTCTCAAGAGTTTGCTCGATACATTTACAACGGTCAATGGTATTCCAACCAAATGAATGCTCTAAGAGCTTATATGGATTACACACAAAAGTATGTAAACGGAACTGTAAGAATTAAATTGTATAAAGGAAGTTGTACAGTTGTCGGAAGAAAATCCAACAAATCCCTTTACAATGCAGGCCTTTCCACTTTCGAAAAAGAAGAACTTTACAATCAATATGACGCCGAAGGTTTTATCAACCTTTACGGACTTCCTATGAAAGAGTGGGCAAGGGTAAACAAATAA
- a CDS encoding carbon-nitrogen hydrolase family protein, which translates to MRFLLSFSVFANLAVFTIHCQKQVVPQEEILKFLPNPKIYIQKEGGGKRGSFVGIEPYLNKYSYATEDSFYIALGNYFRMAKEKELLFVDRSIIVLPEYLGTWLVVTADDKSIFAANTIQEAMEVLVKQNLGSFLWHYLFSTSYSSDTLKETLFRMKAWQMSDRYQSVFARLAREYRVSIVAGSIVLPHPKVIEGKITPTDGPLENVSFYFHPDGRVDDQIVRKLFPITEEKEFLKEGKLEENVTYQTSLGKLYTMVCADSWFPEVYKELQKSEAELLAIPSFVAPADSWTTKWNGYNGYANPKDIDQKDIGSISERTAWKKYAMLGRLKDPKVKAGINVFFRGDLWDMNASGDAFLSLGGKSVLNIVREEKNQGRIYALFL; encoded by the coding sequence ATGCGTTTTCTCCTTTCTTTTTCCGTTTTTGCAAACCTTGCCGTTTTTACGATCCACTGCCAAAAGCAAGTTGTACCGCAAGAGGAGATCTTAAAGTTTCTTCCTAATCCAAAGATATACATCCAAAAGGAGGGAGGAGGAAAACGCGGAAGTTTTGTAGGGATAGAGCCCTATCTTAACAAGTACAGTTACGCAACCGAGGATAGTTTTTATATCGCCCTTGGTAATTACTTCCGCATGGCAAAAGAAAAGGAACTTCTCTTTGTCGATCGTAGTATCATCGTTTTACCAGAATACTTAGGAACTTGGCTTGTGGTCACCGCTGATGACAAATCCATTTTTGCAGCGAATACAATTCAGGAGGCAATGGAGGTTTTGGTAAAACAAAACTTAGGTTCTTTTCTCTGGCATTATTTGTTTAGCACATCGTATTCCTCTGATACATTAAAAGAGACACTCTTTCGGATGAAAGCTTGGCAAATGTCCGATAGATACCAATCCGTGTTTGCTAGATTGGCTCGAGAGTATCGGGTCTCTATTGTCGCAGGTTCTATTGTCCTTCCTCATCCTAAAGTCATTGAAGGAAAAATTACACCGACGGATGGCCCATTAGAAAATGTAAGTTTTTATTTTCATCCTGATGGCCGAGTAGATGATCAAATTGTTCGTAAACTTTTTCCCATTACAGAAGAGAAAGAATTTTTAAAAGAAGGAAAATTAGAAGAGAATGTCACTTACCAAACTTCGCTTGGTAAGTTGTATACTATGGTTTGTGCTGACTCTTGGTTCCCAGAGGTGTATAAAGAATTACAGAAATCGGAAGCAGAACTTTTGGCAATTCCTTCCTTTGTGGCACCAGCAGATTCTTGGACCACCAAATGGAACGGTTACAACGGTTATGCGAATCCGAAAGATATAGACCAAAAAGATATAGGCTCTATATCGGAACGGACTGCTTGGAAAAAATACGCTATGTTGGGACGTTTGAAAGATCCTAAAGTAAAAGCTGGAATCAACGTGTTTTTCCGGGGAGATTTATGGGATATGAATGCAAGTGGTGATGCCTTTTTATCCCTTGGGGGAAAATCAGTTTTGAATATTGTAAGGGAAGAAAAAAACCAAGGAAGAATCTATGCACTTTTTCTCTAG
- a CDS encoding FAD-dependent oxidoreductase, giving the protein MKPGVYRDYKSYQPNETIQADIVVIGSGCGGSTMAYELSKKGWKVALIEQGGNYHTGTFDNNELNMGGKVSAERNFHTTADGGINLVYGNNLGGASVHYWADSYRTPEDRLLLWNRKYGIEHHLPEDLESYWPELESDLHVTPAGEDYFNPMNRLFRGASQRLGWEGHAVPQARKNCQKSGHCMQGCLFGAKQSQLVTHIPRAVQLGTDIYTDLRAEKLIYIGQKVTGLEAVVIDRRTLRPTKTKITFQTKAVCVSAGGFGSSTFLLRNGLKKRLPALGQYLAINPSPMVHALYEEPIVQWRNIPAAYGVEGFRLARFQNGNYREGGYMLMPNQLQPATLAALIPSFGKDHFHYMKQMEHLGGTIGWIDDVDGELGSIEVDLFGKRKIHYPFGNITKQIFSDLTYKQMKLNFEAGAKEVFLAGMKLKKYSKLPKKEEIDALAWRPAEFPMAAPHPAGGCRMGKSPENSVVNSRHQVHGFQNLFVADSSVFPTGVSVDPSFTIMAFSKKASEFVMDVM; this is encoded by the coding sequence ATGAAACCAGGTGTATATCGTGATTATAAATCTTATCAGCCAAACGAAACGATCCAAGCCGATATTGTGGTGATTGGTTCTGGTTGTGGTGGGTCTACTATGGCTTATGAACTTTCCAAAAAGGGATGGAAGGTGGCTCTTATTGAACAAGGAGGTAATTATCATACAGGAACCTTTGACAACAATGAACTAAATATGGGAGGAAAGGTTTCGGCAGAGAGAAATTTCCATACAACCGCTGATGGCGGGATCAACCTTGTTTATGGAAACAATTTAGGTGGTGCCTCTGTTCATTACTGGGCAGACAGTTACCGTACACCAGAAGATCGATTGCTGTTATGGAACCGCAAATACGGGATCGAACACCACTTACCGGAGGATTTAGAATCTTATTGGCCGGAGTTGGAATCCGACCTCCATGTCACACCGGCCGGTGAGGACTATTTTAATCCGATGAATCGTTTGTTTCGAGGAGCCTCACAACGATTAGGTTGGGAAGGGCACGCAGTTCCACAGGCACGAAAGAACTGTCAAAAGTCCGGACATTGTATGCAAGGTTGTTTATTTGGCGCCAAACAATCACAACTTGTGACTCACATTCCAAGGGCCGTGCAACTTGGAACGGATATTTATACAGATCTTCGTGCTGAAAAATTAATATATATAGGTCAGAAAGTAACGGGGTTGGAAGCTGTAGTGATTGATCGGCGTACCCTACGGCCTACAAAAACAAAAATTACATTTCAAACAAAGGCAGTCTGTGTTTCGGCAGGCGGATTTGGAAGTTCTACTTTTTTACTACGAAACGGTCTAAAAAAACGTTTGCCTGCTCTTGGTCAATACCTAGCAATCAATCCCTCTCCCATGGTACATGCGTTATATGAAGAACCAATAGTCCAATGGCGCAATATTCCTGCGGCTTACGGAGTGGAAGGGTTTCGTTTAGCAAGATTCCAAAATGGTAATTACCGGGAAGGTGGATATATGCTTATGCCAAACCAGTTACAACCAGCAACCCTCGCTGCCCTCATACCTAGTTTTGGAAAAGACCATTTTCATTATATGAAACAAATGGAACATTTAGGAGGAACCATAGGTTGGATCGATGATGTAGATGGAGAGCTTGGTTCTATCGAAGTCGATCTATTTGGAAAACGTAAGATTCATTACCCTTTTGGTAATATCACCAAACAAATATTTAGCGATCTTACCTATAAACAAATGAAGTTAAACTTTGAAGCTGGTGCTAAGGAAGTGTTCCTTGCCGGAATGAAGCTAAAGAAATATTCGAAATTACCTAAAAAAGAAGAAATTGATGCCTTAGCATGGAGGCCTGCCGAATTTCCAATGGCCGCTCCTCATCCTGCGGGAGGTTGTCGGATGGGGAAATCTCCAGAAAATTCAGTGGTGAATTCACGCCACCAAGTTCATGGATTTCAAAATTTGTTTGTTGCTGATTCTTCCGTATTTCCTACCGGAGTGAGTGTAGATCCTAGTTTTACCATTATGGCTTTTAGTAAAAAAGCCTCTGAGTTTGTAATGGATGTTATGTGA
- the rlmD gene encoding 23S rRNA (uracil(1939)-C(5))-methyltransferase RlmD gives MFLSRQNTETKRTFEYLRTCRNRKLIMTTTKPGTKICTHFGTCGGCNYLDIDYTKELRKKEQNIKELFKSYRHLEFRTIVPSPSPENYRHKIQLPFGRRNIGNKTLLTLGLFNKESTFVLDQTECDIQDPGLTEIALAVKQWARREGLLPYNEKSKRGMMKYLVARKSFSTGEIILGIVTAKEDLPHSKDASKRLHTAIQNRIGKTGKLGKIVGIIQNINTKHTTMALGREEHLLWGRPYIHEHFGKHKFRVGLSTFLQVNPIQTPSLYNLVLDEIEPESRVIDAYSGIGTISFWISGNCKEVMGIEENPNSHRTALESIKYNKVHNVRFRKGRVADVLPSLYGKNYDTLVLDPPRTGLGTEVAETILGMGFKKIVYVSCDPMSLREDTNLLARQYFLNSVQPVDMFPRTDHVETVAVFRNKNIT, from the coding sequence TTGTTCTTATCTCGACAAAACACTGAAACAAAAAGGACTTTCGAATATCTCCGAACTTGTAGGAACCGGAAACTCATTATGACAACAACCAAACCCGGTACAAAAATCTGTACACACTTCGGAACTTGCGGAGGATGTAATTACTTAGATATTGATTACACTAAAGAACTTCGTAAAAAAGAACAGAACATCAAAGAACTGTTTAAAAGCTATCGCCACTTAGAATTTCGTACCATAGTTCCAAGTCCCTCACCAGAGAATTACCGTCACAAAATCCAACTTCCTTTCGGAAGAAGAAACATTGGAAATAAAACACTTCTTACTTTAGGTTTATTCAATAAAGAATCCACATTTGTTCTAGACCAAACCGAATGTGATATCCAAGATCCAGGGCTCACGGAAATTGCTCTAGCCGTCAAACAGTGGGCAAGGCGAGAAGGGCTCCTTCCTTATAACGAAAAATCCAAACGTGGAATGATGAAGTATCTTGTAGCGAGAAAGTCTTTTTCTACAGGGGAAATCATTCTCGGGATTGTCACTGCAAAGGAAGACCTACCTCACTCTAAAGATGCTTCCAAACGACTTCACACTGCTATCCAGAACCGAATTGGCAAAACAGGAAAACTCGGAAAAATTGTTGGTATCATTCAAAACATCAATACAAAACATACCACGATGGCCCTCGGACGCGAAGAACACTTGTTATGGGGAAGACCTTATATCCATGAACATTTTGGAAAACATAAATTCCGAGTTGGCCTTTCTACTTTTTTGCAAGTAAACCCCATCCAAACTCCAAGTTTGTACAATTTAGTCTTAGATGAAATAGAACCAGAAAGCCGAGTGATTGATGCCTATTCTGGGATTGGAACTATTTCTTTTTGGATTTCTGGAAATTGCAAAGAAGTGATGGGAATCGAAGAAAATCCCAATTCCCATAGAACAGCACTAGAATCGATTAAATACAATAAAGTACACAATGTACGGTTTCGTAAAGGAAGAGTTGCCGATGTATTACCTTCTCTTTATGGAAAAAACTACGATACCTTGGTTCTTGACCCACCCCGAACTGGCCTTGGAACCGAAGTTGCGGAAACCATTTTAGGTATGGGATTTAAAAAAATTGTTTATGTATCTTGTGATCCAATGAGTTTACGTGAGGACACAAATTTACTTGCAAGACAATACTTTTTAAATTCCGTCCAACCAGTCGATATGTTTCCAAGGACAGATCACGTAGAAACTGTGGCAGTATTTAGAAATAAAAATATCACATAA